One Curtobacterium sp. MCLR17_007 DNA window includes the following coding sequences:
- a CDS encoding glutamate synthase-related protein: MNPSPFGLYDPARESSDCGVGFITRLDGTPSHDVIRRGDEALCSIPHRGGKSAEGVGDGAGVSIDLSVEFFSAITGVDLRAGHFGVANCFVPSSAGPAGGAERDAAVHTVTDAIEHEGFELLLVRDVPVDHSVARPEAEQYQLPVVQWVFRAPDEWSRTEVDAAANRALLAIEAVSYGQATAEYADLYPLSLSARTQVLKGRLNSGEVIGYFTDLRDPRHSIRTLYFHTRFSTNTEPHPTMAQPFRLMAHNGELNTDRKNRLSDEALAQARTRSIVRPPGQSDSSRLDQTLQSRVFDDGLEIVEAVVSLMPPAWENDHTLTDDVRAMLEYFSLYEEKNDGPAAVIFSDGDVVGARLDRLGLRPLRTVQTSEYLMVSSEAGQVTFPDDQVVHRGRIEAGGMLVVDHRTGTLMRTDDVLAMLAARRDYGTLLDAARVHLDDLPAPDYDRTTNTLGYDGDLSLQGRYVAYSLNQESFRFMLDPMLQNGSERISAMGYGNAINALSDTEGGMAKYFSQRFAQVTNPPLDSIREADGMSMRVALGAKPDGTGSTTRQLVVDSPILGHLDMVRLRDQTIVPLERFDMLYVPVLGDEQANADAMRAAVTALSDAVERFARTTGGIAVLSDREVSSTHAALPVILAVAAVNQRLIETGLRLRVSVVAESGQLPSSHHVATALGFGAAAVYSLSARLRAEEQYPAAAAPAGELTETDAALKRFRKAAEKALAKTMGRVGLCTAESYIGGEFFEPNYLDTRDDLFARVFPHMDAPVGGVGFARIAQAATDWHERARSVQGDAQVPLLGLFKERSDGAGHSFGVASVRGFGGMTEERPTFERSGDSDALRLLTLGQLDDAFGITDAAYRNTGYDRLSESEIDDFRITPGYRTFLQTTHEERSRRPSALRDVLALPADVTGIDTAEDFARELGRFSLTGNSSVTVRGLLGSRVGDGGQLGGPVRFRLRLTSTGSLGSERHTALAAGLALLFPGQVDLDDADDTQVTLRATGNAVALLALLESAPASVELDDVQPAHEITRTLASGAMSHGALVVTAHEAVAHGTNMVGGMSNSGEGGEHHSRYGTIRGSRIKQFASGRFGIWAGYLADPMLQELEIKIGQGAKPGEGGQLPAPKVTVDIAAARGGTPGVELISPPPHHDTYSIEDLAQLIHDCKAARVRVIVKLVSSEGIGTIAVGVAKAGADVINVAGNTGGTGAAAVTSLKYAGRSAEIGVAEVHQALVANGLRQKVTLRCSGAHQTGSDVVTSALLGGDSFEFGTTALMMLGCVMAKNCNVKCPAGLTTNAEAFEGDPRALAQYLLNIAHDVRQILARLGLRSLREARGRTDLLQLLDHPASVGRLDVRNLLAQVPEKVVTDPEYLEKDFRTDDALIEQVRTALLTRHEHSVTIDGVHLGNADKSVGGQFGIDVERILNHELHDASFDDVPAVATDDRGRRRLVDGAVTIRTSGSAGQSYGVFTNDGVTLEHTGTANDGVGKSQSGGRIVVRAPGGGSTERGGNVLVGNFALFGATGGRTFVEGEAGDRFAVRNSGATAVVEGIGDFGCEYMTGGAVFNLGGYGKGLGNGMSGGFLYQYDPSDRVAERASTDSLLVFPVTDTTRGAFHEDAARLLLEWHLEATGSELAARLLADWDTTRTHVFVGMPRALLLTQDAEAILAAATRNELLDELATSTATDKLRAFKVDYRDRRTVLDGRAPALGDQGDDMFSLLSSYTVLGVAQDLALQRVPGATSANDPRVAEAVKNLVLTEDFFVKQRVVKYLRGTLERFTDDDLATLIAIKRLDDHKRALTQRNTRSMDAPGTTGWIMHQNAKNAGRVRAARFDELLATAALEDIAGRAPQAPVEAVTA, from the coding sequence GTGAACCCCTCCCCCTTCGGTCTGTACGACCCTGCCCGCGAATCCTCCGACTGCGGGGTCGGCTTCATCACGCGTCTGGACGGGACGCCGAGCCACGACGTGATCCGCCGGGGTGACGAGGCGCTGTGCTCGATCCCGCACCGCGGTGGCAAGTCCGCCGAGGGCGTCGGCGACGGTGCGGGCGTCAGCATCGACCTGTCGGTGGAGTTCTTCAGCGCGATCACCGGCGTGGACCTGCGCGCCGGCCACTTCGGCGTCGCGAACTGCTTCGTGCCGAGCAGCGCAGGACCCGCCGGCGGCGCCGAGCGCGACGCGGCCGTGCACACCGTCACCGACGCGATCGAGCACGAGGGCTTCGAACTCCTGCTCGTCCGCGACGTCCCGGTGGACCACTCCGTCGCGCGCCCCGAGGCCGAGCAGTACCAGCTCCCGGTGGTGCAGTGGGTCTTCCGCGCGCCCGACGAGTGGTCCCGCACCGAGGTCGACGCCGCCGCGAACCGTGCCCTGCTCGCGATCGAGGCCGTCTCGTACGGACAGGCCACCGCCGAGTACGCCGACCTGTACCCGCTGTCGCTCAGCGCCCGCACCCAGGTCCTCAAGGGCCGCCTGAACTCGGGCGAGGTCATCGGGTACTTCACCGACCTGCGTGACCCGCGGCACTCGATCCGGACGCTGTACTTCCACACGCGCTTCTCGACGAACACCGAGCCGCACCCGACGATGGCGCAGCCGTTCCGTCTGATGGCCCACAACGGCGAGCTCAACACCGACCGGAAGAACCGACTGTCGGACGAGGCACTCGCGCAGGCCCGCACCCGCAGCATCGTCCGCCCGCCCGGGCAGTCCGACTCCAGCCGTCTCGACCAGACCCTGCAGAGCCGCGTGTTCGACGACGGGCTCGAGATCGTCGAGGCCGTCGTGTCGCTCATGCCCCCGGCGTGGGAGAACGACCACACCCTGACGGACGACGTCCGCGCGATGCTGGAGTACTTCTCGCTGTACGAGGAGAAGAACGACGGTCCCGCCGCCGTGATCTTCAGCGACGGGGACGTCGTCGGCGCACGTCTCGACCGCCTCGGGCTGCGCCCGCTGCGCACGGTGCAGACCTCCGAGTACCTGATGGTGTCGTCCGAGGCAGGCCAGGTCACGTTCCCGGACGACCAGGTCGTGCACCGCGGTCGCATCGAGGCCGGCGGCATGCTCGTCGTCGACCACCGCACGGGCACGCTCATGCGCACCGACGACGTGCTGGCGATGCTCGCCGCCCGTCGCGACTACGGCACGCTGCTCGACGCCGCGCGCGTGCACCTGGACGACCTGCCCGCGCCGGACTACGACCGCACCACGAACACGCTCGGCTACGACGGCGACCTGTCGTTGCAGGGCCGCTACGTGGCGTACTCGCTGAACCAGGAGAGCTTCCGGTTCATGCTCGACCCGATGCTGCAGAACGGCTCGGAGCGGATCTCGGCGATGGGCTACGGCAACGCCATCAACGCGCTCAGCGACACCGAGGGCGGCATGGCGAAGTACTTCTCGCAGCGGTTCGCCCAGGTGACGAACCCGCCGCTCGACTCCATCCGCGAGGCCGACGGCATGAGCATGCGGGTCGCCCTCGGCGCCAAGCCGGACGGCACGGGGTCCACCACCCGCCAGCTCGTCGTCGACTCCCCGATCCTCGGGCACCTCGACATGGTCCGGCTGCGCGACCAGACGATCGTGCCGCTCGAGCGCTTCGACATGCTCTACGTGCCGGTGCTCGGCGACGAGCAGGCCAACGCCGACGCGATGCGGGCCGCCGTGACCGCGCTCAGCGACGCCGTCGAGCGCTTCGCCCGGACGACCGGCGGCATCGCGGTGCTGTCCGACCGCGAGGTCTCGTCCACGCACGCGGCGCTGCCGGTGATCCTGGCCGTCGCCGCGGTCAACCAGCGCCTGATCGAGACCGGACTGCGCCTGCGGGTGTCGGTCGTCGCCGAGAGCGGTCAGCTGCCGTCCTCGCACCACGTCGCGACCGCGCTCGGCTTCGGTGCCGCTGCCGTGTACAGCCTGTCCGCGCGGTTGCGCGCCGAGGAGCAGTACCCGGCCGCTGCCGCACCGGCGGGCGAGCTGACCGAGACCGACGCGGCACTCAAGCGCTTCCGCAAGGCGGCGGAGAAGGCCCTCGCGAAGACGATGGGCCGGGTCGGCCTGTGCACCGCCGAGAGCTACATCGGCGGCGAGTTCTTCGAGCCGAACTACCTGGACACCCGCGACGACCTGTTCGCCCGGGTCTTCCCGCACATGGACGCCCCGGTCGGCGGCGTCGGCTTCGCCCGGATCGCGCAGGCGGCGACGGACTGGCACGAGCGCGCCCGGTCGGTGCAGGGCGATGCGCAGGTCCCGCTCCTCGGCCTGTTCAAGGAGCGGTCGGACGGCGCCGGGCACTCGTTCGGCGTCGCGAGCGTGCGCGGCTTCGGCGGCATGACCGAGGAGCGACCGACCTTCGAGCGCTCGGGCGACTCCGACGCGCTCCGGCTCCTGACGCTCGGCCAGCTCGACGACGCCTTCGGCATCACCGACGCGGCCTACCGCAACACCGGCTACGACCGCCTCAGCGAGTCCGAGATCGACGACTTCCGCATCACGCCCGGCTACCGGACGTTCCTGCAGACCACGCACGAGGAGCGCTCCCGCCGCCCCTCGGCGCTGCGCGACGTCCTGGCGCTGCCCGCGGACGTGACCGGGATCGACACGGCGGAGGACTTCGCCCGCGAGCTCGGCCGGTTCTCGCTGACCGGCAACAGCAGCGTCACGGTGCGCGGTCTGCTCGGTTCACGAGTGGGTGACGGCGGCCAGCTGGGAGGCCCGGTGCGGTTCCGTCTGCGGCTCACGTCCACGGGGTCGCTGGGGAGCGAGCGCCACACGGCACTCGCGGCCGGCCTCGCCCTGCTCTTCCCCGGCCAGGTCGACCTCGACGACGCCGACGACACCCAGGTGACCCTCCGCGCCACCGGCAACGCCGTCGCGCTCCTGGCGCTGCTCGAGAGCGCGCCGGCGAGCGTCGAGCTCGACGACGTCCAGCCCGCGCACGAGATCACCCGCACCCTGGCGTCCGGCGCGATGAGCCACGGCGCGCTCGTCGTCACCGCGCACGAGGCGGTGGCGCACGGTACGAACATGGTCGGCGGCATGTCGAACAGCGGCGAGGGCGGCGAGCACCACTCCCGCTACGGCACGATCCGCGGCTCGCGCATCAAGCAGTTCGCCTCCGGTCGGTTCGGGATCTGGGCCGGCTACCTCGCCGACCCGATGCTGCAGGAGCTCGAGATCAAGATCGGCCAGGGGGCGAAGCCCGGCGAGGGCGGCCAGCTGCCCGCGCCGAAGGTCACGGTCGACATCGCCGCCGCCCGCGGTGGCACGCCCGGCGTCGAGCTCATCTCGCCGCCGCCGCACCACGACACGTACTCGATCGAGGACCTGGCGCAGCTCATCCACGACTGCAAGGCCGCCCGCGTCCGGGTGATCGTGAAGCTGGTGTCCTCGGAGGGCATCGGCACCATCGCCGTCGGTGTCGCGAAGGCCGGCGCGGACGTCATCAACGTCGCGGGGAACACCGGCGGCACGGGCGCTGCGGCCGTCACGAGCCTGAAGTACGCGGGCCGCTCGGCGGAGATCGGCGTGGCCGAGGTGCACCAGGCCCTCGTCGCGAACGGGCTCCGTCAGAAGGTCACGCTCCGCTGCTCGGGCGCCCACCAGACCGGCAGCGACGTCGTCACGAGCGCGCTGCTCGGCGGCGACTCGTTCGAGTTCGGCACGACCGCGCTGATGATGCTCGGTTGCGTGATGGCGAAGAACTGCAACGTGAAGTGCCCGGCGGGCCTGACCACCAACGCCGAGGCGTTCGAGGGCGACCCCCGCGCGCTCGCGCAGTACCTGCTGAACATCGCGCACGACGTCCGGCAGATCCTCGCGCGCCTGGGCTTGCGCTCCCTGCGCGAGGCCCGTGGCCGCACCGACCTGCTCCAGCTCCTGGACCACCCGGCGAGCGTCGGGCGACTCGACGTCCGGAACCTGCTCGCGCAGGTGCCCGAGAAGGTCGTCACCGACCCGGAGTACCTCGAGAAGGACTTCCGCACCGACGACGCCCTGATCGAGCAGGTCCGCACGGCACTCCTGACGCGGCACGAGCACAGCGTGACGATCGACGGCGTGCACCTCGGCAACGCCGACAAGTCCGTCGGCGGCCAGTTCGGCATCGACGTCGAGCGGATCCTGAACCACGAGCTCCACGACGCGTCGTTCGACGACGTGCCCGCCGTCGCGACCGACGACCGCGGCCGCCGACGTCTGGTCGACGGCGCGGTGACGATCCGCACCAGCGGTTCCGCCGGGCAGTCCTACGGCGTCTTCACCAACGACGGCGTGACCCTCGAACACACGGGCACCGCGAACGACGGCGTCGGCAAGAGCCAGAGCGGCGGCCGCATCGTCGTCCGCGCGCCCGGCGGCGGCAGCACCGAGCGCGGCGGGAACGTCCTGGTCGGCAACTTCGCGCTGTTCGGCGCGACCGGTGGCCGGACCTTCGTCGAGGGCGAGGCGGGCGACCGCTTCGCCGTCCGGAACTCGGGCGCGACGGCGGTCGTCGAGGGCATCGGGGACTTCGGCTGCGAGTACATGACCGGCGGCGCGGTGTTCAACCTCGGCGGCTACGGCAAGGGCCTCGGCAACGGCATGTCCGGCGGCTTCCTGTACCAGTACGACCCGTCCGACCGCGTGGCCGAGCGGGCGAGCACCGACTCGCTCCTGGTGTTCCCGGTCACCGACACGACCCGGGGCGCCTTCCACGAGGACGCCGCGCGCCTGCTGCTGGAGTGGCACCTCGAGGCCACCGGCTCCGAGCTCGCGGCCCGCCTGCTCGCAGACTGGGACACCACCCGCACGCACGTGTTCGTCGGCATGCCCCGTGCGCTCCTGCTCACGCAGGACGCCGAGGCGATCCTCGCCGCCGCGACCCGGAACGAGCTGCTCGACGAGCTCGCCACCTCGACCGCGACCGACAAGCTCCGCGCGTTCAAGGTCGACTACCGCGACCGTCGTACGGTCCTCGACGGCCGGGCTCCGGCGCTCGGGGACCAGGGCGACGACATGTTCTCCCTCCTGTCCTCGTACACGGTGCTCGGCGTCGCGCAGGACCTCGCGCTCCAGAGGGTCCCCGGAGCGACGAGCGCGAACGACCCCCGCGTGGCCGAGGCCGTGAAGAACCTGGTGCTCACCGAGGACTTCTTCGTGAAGCAGCGCGTCGTCAAGTACCTGCGCGGCACGCTCGAGCGGTTCACCGACGACGACCTCGCGACCCTCATCGCGATCAAGCGCCTCGACGACCACAAGCGTGCGCTCACGCAGCGGAACACCCGCAGCATGGACGCGCCCGGGACGACCGGCTGGATCATGCACCAGAACGCCAAGAACGCCGGCCGCGTCCGTGCGGCCCGCTTCGACGAGCTGCTCGCGACCGCGGCGCTCGAGGACATCGCCGGCCGTGCACCGCAGGCGCCCGTCGAGGCGGTGACCGCGTGA
- a CDS encoding sulfite reductase subunit alpha — MSVLPPTGSLIPVDAPFSAAQESWLAGFIAGIAAAGKKSAAPAPTTTVDVLFGTQTGNAESLADQLVAGAAARGLGGRATALDDVSPEQLAGMSHVLVVTSTYGEGEMPDNAGLFWDAVQASTVPRLEGLQYAVLGLGDTSYDEFCQAGKLIDTRFEQLGATRLHDRVDCDVDFEDPAALWTAAVLDRVAAETGAQPGVQPGAAPGGGAGATASAADGTGASRASRPGSQWTKRNPYPARLVANRLLSDPRSAKEIRHYEFDLGDSGITYAAGDALAVVPRNDDVLVGDLLAHLGATGAEVFDGRTVRDLLRTDREVRTPSKDLIADLVQREPSSELAAVVAHGDKHELDRWLWGRDVLDLLRDAGANAPGLDDLLPFLRPLQARQYSISSSPLAHPGRVHLTVASVRYGDVNRRHSGVASTHLADRVAVGDEVGVYLQPNAAFSVPADDDAPLVMVGPGTGIAPFRGFLHERAARGATGRNWLFFGDQHRDTDFVYRDELTDLQDSGVLTRLDLAFSRDQAEKVYVQTRMREQSAELYRWLEDGATFTVCGDASRMAKDVETALLTVIAEQRGRGDDDAAEYLADLRRAKRYVRDVY; from the coding sequence GTGAGCGTCCTGCCCCCCACCGGCTCGCTGATCCCGGTCGACGCTCCGTTCTCGGCCGCCCAGGAGTCCTGGCTCGCCGGGTTCATCGCGGGCATCGCCGCCGCGGGCAAGAAGTCCGCCGCGCCGGCACCGACGACCACCGTCGACGTGCTGTTCGGCACCCAGACGGGCAACGCGGAGTCCCTCGCGGACCAGCTCGTCGCCGGTGCAGCGGCCCGCGGGCTCGGCGGGCGGGCCACCGCGCTCGACGACGTCTCCCCCGAGCAGCTCGCCGGGATGTCGCACGTGCTCGTCGTCACCTCGACGTACGGCGAGGGCGAGATGCCCGACAACGCCGGCCTGTTCTGGGACGCCGTCCAGGCCAGCACCGTGCCGCGCCTCGAGGGCCTGCAGTACGCCGTGCTCGGGCTCGGCGACACGAGCTACGACGAGTTCTGCCAGGCCGGCAAGCTCATCGACACCCGCTTCGAGCAGCTCGGCGCGACCCGCCTGCACGACCGCGTGGACTGTGACGTCGACTTCGAGGACCCCGCGGCGCTCTGGACGGCCGCCGTCCTCGACCGCGTCGCCGCGGAGACCGGAGCGCAGCCCGGTGTGCAGCCGGGCGCGGCCCCGGGCGGTGGAGCCGGCGCGACGGCCTCCGCAGCCGACGGGACGGGCGCGAGCCGGGCCTCCCGGCCGGGTTCCCAGTGGACCAAGCGGAACCCGTACCCGGCACGGCTGGTGGCGAACCGGCTGCTCTCCGACCCGCGCAGCGCGAAGGAGATCCGGCACTACGAGTTCGACCTCGGCGACAGCGGCATCACCTACGCGGCCGGCGACGCCCTGGCGGTCGTCCCGCGGAACGACGACGTGCTCGTCGGCGACCTGCTCGCCCACCTCGGCGCGACGGGCGCCGAGGTGTTCGACGGCCGGACCGTGCGGGACCTGCTGCGCACCGACCGCGAGGTCAGGACGCCGTCGAAGGACCTCATCGCCGACCTGGTGCAGCGCGAGCCGTCGAGCGAGCTGGCGGCCGTCGTCGCGCACGGCGACAAGCACGAGCTGGACCGCTGGCTGTGGGGTCGGGACGTCCTCGACCTGCTGCGTGACGCCGGCGCGAACGCCCCGGGGCTCGACGACCTGCTGCCGTTCCTCCGTCCGCTGCAGGCGCGGCAGTACTCGATCTCGTCGAGCCCGCTCGCGCACCCCGGTCGGGTCCACCTGACCGTCGCGTCAGTCCGGTACGGCGACGTCAACCGACGGCACTCCGGTGTGGCCTCCACGCACCTGGCGGACCGGGTCGCGGTCGGCGACGAGGTCGGCGTGTACCTGCAGCCGAACGCGGCGTTCAGCGTCCCCGCCGACGACGACGCGCCGCTGGTCATGGTCGGACCCGGCACCGGCATCGCGCCGTTCCGCGGGTTCCTGCACGAGCGCGCTGCACGTGGCGCGACGGGACGCAACTGGCTGTTCTTCGGCGACCAGCACCGCGACACGGACTTCGTCTACCGGGACGAGCTGACCGACCTGCAGGACTCCGGGGTGCTCACCCGGCTCGACCTGGCGTTCTCGCGCGACCAAGCCGAGAAGGTCTACGTGCAGACCCGGATGCGCGAGCAGTCGGCGGAGCTCTACCGGTGGCTCGAGGACGGCGCGACCTTCACCGTGTGCGGCGACGCGTCGCGGATGGCGAAGGACGTCGAGACCGCCCTGCTAACGGTGATCGCCGAGCAGCGCGGCCGGGGCGACGACGACGCGGCCGAGTACCTGGCAGACCTGCGCCGGGCCAAGCGGTACGTCCGCGACGTCTACTGA
- a CDS encoding ATP-dependent DNA ligase yields the protein MGQLIYAGQPLDLHIDDRALTHLQIVIVNMLRRDHRFVFSWKDDALHGDGRSTIWLHPDVSLHFKFAGSRTPSINRSWLEALYASASSGAGLVLTPEPSDTSVGEDSPWSRAVAPGSTDDQNA from the coding sequence ATGGGTCAGCTCATCTACGCCGGACAACCGCTCGACCTGCACATCGACGACCGTGCCCTCACGCACCTGCAGATCGTGATCGTGAACATGCTGCGCCGCGACCACCGGTTCGTGTTCTCGTGGAAGGACGACGCGCTGCACGGCGACGGCCGCTCGACAATCTGGCTGCACCCCGACGTCAGCCTGCACTTCAAGTTCGCCGGCAGCCGGACGCCGTCGATCAACCGTTCCTGGCTCGAGGCGCTCTACGCCTCGGCGTCCTCCGGCGCCGGGCTGGTCCTCACCCCGGAACCGTCGGACACGAGCGTGGGCGAGGACTCGCCGTGGTCACGCGCCGTCGCACCCGGCAGCACCGACGACCAGAACGCATAG
- a CDS encoding hydroxymethylglutaryl-CoA synthase, with amino-acid sequence MTSIGIHDIAVTTGHHVLELDDLAVQLGVDPAKYHVGIGQDAFSVPAPDEDIVTMGAAAAKQVVDRHGVEGIRTVLFATESGIDQSKAAGVFVHGLLGLPSNVRTVELKQACYGGTAALQLALGIVARDPRERVLVIAADVARYDVDTAAEPTQGAGAVAMLVSADPDLIEIEPAAGLFTADVDDFWRPNDRSTALVDGRLSVTAYVDAFIGAWDDLAARGGPSYAEIDRFVHHQPFTKMALKAHRKLTQHVGVEFDESELRTGFTYNRQMGNTYTASIWIALAAVLDLDDDLAGKRIGMFSYGSGSVGELVTGIVRPDHQRHRRVGVVQAELDARVPLTVAEYRELHAAGAATSEDTERARVTDAPFRFAGVLGGARHYEATTHRA; translated from the coding sequence ATGACCTCCATCGGCATCCACGACATCGCGGTGACGACCGGGCACCACGTGCTCGAGCTCGACGACCTGGCGGTGCAGCTCGGGGTGGACCCCGCGAAGTACCACGTCGGCATCGGGCAGGACGCCTTCAGCGTTCCTGCCCCGGACGAGGACATCGTCACGATGGGAGCGGCCGCGGCCAAGCAGGTCGTCGACCGGCACGGCGTCGAGGGGATCCGCACGGTCCTGTTCGCGACCGAGTCCGGCATCGACCAGTCCAAGGCGGCCGGGGTGTTCGTGCACGGCCTGCTCGGGCTGCCGTCGAACGTGCGCACCGTCGAGCTCAAGCAGGCCTGCTACGGCGGGACCGCCGCGCTGCAGCTCGCCCTCGGGATCGTCGCGCGCGACCCCCGCGAGCGGGTGCTCGTCATCGCCGCCGACGTCGCCCGCTACGACGTCGACACCGCCGCCGAACCCACGCAGGGCGCCGGCGCGGTCGCCATGCTCGTCAGCGCCGACCCCGACCTGATCGAGATCGAGCCCGCCGCCGGCCTGTTCACCGCCGACGTCGACGATTTCTGGCGGCCGAACGACCGCTCGACGGCGCTCGTCGACGGTCGCCTGTCGGTCACCGCCTACGTCGACGCGTTCATCGGCGCCTGGGACGACCTCGCAGCGCGCGGGGGACCGTCCTACGCCGAGATCGACCGCTTCGTGCACCACCAGCCGTTCACGAAGATGGCGCTCAAGGCGCACCGCAAGCTCACCCAGCACGTCGGGGTGGAGTTCGACGAGTCCGAGCTGCGGACCGGCTTCACGTACAACCGGCAGATGGGCAACACGTACACGGCGTCGATCTGGATCGCGCTGGCGGCCGTGCTCGACCTCGACGACGACCTGGCGGGCAAGCGCATCGGCATGTTCAGCTACGGCTCGGGCAGCGTGGGGGAGCTCGTGACGGGGATCGTCCGTCCCGACCACCAGCGCCACCGTCGCGTGGGCGTGGTGCAGGCCGAGCTCGACGCGCGCGTGCCGCTCACCGTGGCGGAGTACCGGGAGCTGCACGCCGCCGGCGCGGCCACCAGCGAGGACACCGAGCGGGCGCGCGTCACCGACGCGCCCTTCCGCTTCGCGGGTGTGCTCGGGGGCGCGCGGCACTACGAGGCGACCACGCACCGGGCCTGA
- a CDS encoding hydroxymethylglutaryl-CoA reductase, producing MSDTANPSTVDKTITQTPIPTRWVGPLRVSGNAVEGEHAVPLATYESPLWPSVGRGARISRMVEGGIVATVVDERMTRSVVVRADSAAAAHIAAGQILARQDELEAVVVGQSRYAKLIEVHPEIVGDLLFLRFAFTTGDASGHNMVTQAADTLLPTILGWHPELSYVSISGNFCSDKKATAVNGIRGRGRATIAEIVLPGQVVERFLKTSTQRIVDLNTAKNLVGSTIAGALRSANAHYANMLLGFYLATGQDAANIVEGSQGITFAEARGDDLYFSCSLPHLIVGTVGNGKGNDLPVVEDALTRLGCREDREPGANARRLAGLCAATVLCGELSLLAAQTNPGELMAAHVAMERGGKKDGTA from the coding sequence GTGAGCGACACAGCGAATCCGAGCACCGTCGACAAGACGATCACGCAGACGCCGATCCCGACGCGCTGGGTCGGTCCGTTGCGCGTCAGCGGCAACGCCGTCGAGGGCGAGCACGCGGTGCCCCTGGCGACCTACGAGTCGCCGCTGTGGCCGTCCGTCGGTCGGGGCGCCCGCATCTCCCGCATGGTCGAGGGCGGCATCGTCGCAACGGTCGTCGACGAGCGCATGACCCGCTCGGTCGTCGTCCGTGCCGACAGCGCAGCGGCGGCGCACATCGCCGCCGGGCAGATCCTGGCCCGCCAGGACGAGCTCGAGGCCGTCGTGGTCGGGCAGAGTCGCTACGCGAAGCTCATCGAGGTGCACCCGGAGATCGTCGGTGACCTGCTGTTCCTGCGGTTCGCGTTCACCACGGGCGACGCGTCGGGCCACAACATGGTGACGCAGGCGGCGGACACGCTGCTGCCGACGATCCTCGGCTGGCACCCGGAGCTGTCGTACGTGTCGATCTCCGGCAACTTCTGCTCGGACAAGAAGGCCACGGCGGTGAACGGCATCCGCGGGCGCGGTCGGGCCACGATCGCCGAGATCGTCCTGCCCGGGCAGGTCGTCGAGCGCTTCCTCAAGACCTCGACCCAGCGCATCGTCGACCTCAACACGGCGAAGAACCTTGTCGGGTCGACGATCGCCGGTGCCCTGCGCTCCGCCAACGCGCACTACGCGAACATGCTGCTCGGCTTCTACCTGGCCACCGGGCAGGACGCGGCGAACATCGTCGAGGGCTCCCAGGGCATCACGTTCGCCGAGGCCCGCGGCGACGACCTGTACTTCTCGTGCTCCCTCCCGCACCTCATCGTCGGCACGGTCGGCAACGGCAAGGGCAACGACCTGCCCGTCGTCGAGGACGCACTGACGCGTCTCGGCTGCCGCGAGGACCGGGAGCCCGGCGCGAACGCCCGTCGCCTCGCAGGACTCTGCGCCGCGACGGTGCTCTGCGGTGAGCTGTCCCTGCTCGCCGCGCAGACGAACCCCGGCGAGTTGATGGCGGCACACGTCGCCATGGAGCGTGGCGGGAAGAAGGACGGCACAGCATGA
- a CDS encoding phosphomevalonate kinase, whose protein sequence is MIEFRAHGKLFVAGEYAVVEPGQPSVLIALDRAITARVAEGHGSGSVHSEEYGHLPLTWTRREDGLALDREHHPYDYVMATIDLVEKLRAELGIEPRFHDLRIASQLDDASGRKFGLGSSAAVTVATVGALDRFYRLGLSQRQRFQVALLATVRVNPRASGGDLAASTFGGWLRYSAPDRERLLEQLAGNTVSAILHDVDAWAGFDVERLPAPTDLRLLVGWTGSPASTTQLVGAVRRHRNGGYSTFLDDSRACVDDLTTGLQTGDAEQTLDALRRARGLMQRLGDSVGSRIETDRLTTLCDVVERSGGAAKPSGAGGGDCGIALVPADLDPTVIFREWEAHDIRHLSVAVQPPEGPIE, encoded by the coding sequence GTGATCGAGTTCCGCGCCCACGGCAAGTTGTTCGTCGCCGGTGAGTACGCCGTCGTCGAGCCGGGCCAGCCGTCGGTGCTCATCGCCCTCGACCGCGCCATCACCGCCCGCGTCGCCGAGGGCCACGGGTCCGGCAGCGTGCACTCGGAAGAGTACGGGCACCTGCCGCTGACGTGGACCCGCCGTGAGGACGGCCTCGCGCTCGACCGCGAGCACCACCCCTACGACTACGTCATGGCGACCATCGACCTGGTCGAGAAGCTGCGCGCCGAACTCGGCATCGAGCCGCGCTTCCACGACCTGCGCATCGCGAGCCAGCTCGACGACGCCAGCGGCCGCAAGTTCGGCCTCGGGTCGTCGGCCGCCGTGACCGTCGCGACCGTCGGCGCCCTCGACCGCTTCTACCGGCTCGGGCTGTCCCAGCGGCAGCGCTTCCAGGTCGCGCTCCTGGCCACCGTGCGGGTCAACCCGCGGGCCTCCGGTGGCGACCTGGCGGCGAGCACGTTCGGCGGGTGGCTCCGCTACAGCGCGCCGGACCGCGAGCGCCTGCTCGAGCAGCTCGCGGGCAACACCGTCTCGGCGATCCTGCACGACGTCGACGCGTGGGCCGGGTTCGACGTCGAGCGGCTCCCCGCGCCGACGGACCTGCGGCTGCTGGTCGGCTGGACCGGGTCGCCGGCGTCCACCACGCAGCTCGTCGGTGCCGTGCGGCGCCACCGGAACGGCGGGTACTCGACGTTCCTCGACGACAGCCGCGCCTGCGTCGACGACCTGACCACGGGCCTCCAGACCGGCGACGCCGAGCAGACGCTCGATGCGCTCCGCCGCGCCCGCGGACTCATGCAGCGGCTCGGCGACTCCGTCGGCTCGCGCATCGAGACCGACCGACTGACCACCCTGTGCGACGTCGTCGAGCGCTCCGGCGGGGCGGCCAAGCCGTCCGGTGCCGGCGGCGGCGACTGCGGCATCGCCCTCGTGCCGGCCGACCTCGACCCGACCGTGATCTTCCGCGAGTGGGAGGCGCACGACATCCGGCACCTCTCGGTCGCCGTCCAACCCCCGGAAGGCCCCATCGAGTGA